The window CGGTCCCGGTCGACGGCGACCATCGACAGCTCGACCGGTCCGAGGATCGAGCGGAAGTTCGCCGCCTCGAAACGGATCAGCACAGCACCTGCCTCCTAGCGCATGACCCCGCAACCATACCGCAGTATCCGGCGGAAATTGACAGAATCGCGGCTCTGTCGACGCCCAGCCGACGTCAAGCGCGGTCAGTCGGCGGCGGTGACCGGACGCCAGCCCAGCGGGGTGGAGAGCACCATCGTGCTGGACGGCTGACCGTACGGGGCGAGCCGGTCGATCACGTCCTCGAAGGCGTCCATCGACGCCGCCGCCACCTTCAGCATCGAGCAGGCGTCGCCGGTGATCCGGTGGATCTCCAGGATCTCCGGCCAGGTCGGCACCTGCGGGTCGCGCAGGATGCAGTGCGACCCGTAGCAGGACATCCGGATCAGCGCGATCACCGTCCAGCCGGCCCGGGTCAGGTCGACGTGCGCGTGGTAGCCGCTGACCACCCCGGACTCCTCCAGCCGGCGGACCCGCTCGGCCACCGCCGGCGGCGACAGGTGCACCCGGCGGGACAGCTCGCTGAAGGAAAGTCGGGCATCGGCCTGCAACTCACGCAGCAGCGCCCAATCCATCTCGTCCACGGACACTTTCCCTTCGTTAACCGACCACCCAAATCTAGCCACGGACCTGCAGGTCGCGGCCGCGTACCGCCGTTGATCCGGTATTCAGCCGCGGACCGCAAGTCGGCAATCATGGGCGACACAGCAAAGGAGGGCAGCCGACGTGAACAGCACCGACGTGGCCAGCCCACCGGCCGTGCGGCCGGTGGACGCCGCCGAACGCGACGCCCGCGCCGCCGCGAACGCCGGCGAGCCGACCCTGGAGTTCGGCGACCGGGTGCCGTACGACGCCTACGTGCACGCCAGCACCCTGCACAGCCTGCAGCGCACCCTCAGCGACGACCCCGGCGAGATGTCGTTCCTGATGGTCAGCCAGATCATGGAGCTGTACTTCGGGCTGACCCGCCACGAGCTGCGCCACGCTCAACGGCTGATCCGCGCCGACCGGGTGTGGGAGGCGCTCGCCCCGCTGCGCCGCGCCGCCCTGCACCTGGAAGGGCTCAACGCCTCCTGGCAGACGCTGCGCTGGATGACCCCGGCCGACTTCAACCGGTTCCGTAACCTGCTCGGTGAGGGCTCCGGTTTCCAGTCGGCGATGTACCGGCAGTTGGAGTTCATCCTCGGCATCCGGACCCCGTCGCTGATCCGCCCGTTCCGCCGCCAACCCGACGTGTACGCCGAGCTGGAGCAGGCCCTGCACACGCCGAGCCTGTGGGACGACGTGATCGCCCTGCTCGCCCGCGCCGGCCACGACATCCCGGCCGACCTGCTGGGCCGCGACGTCGCCACCGAACACGAACCGCACCCGGCCGTCGAGGCCGCCTGGGTGGAGGTCTACCGGGTCAACGGCCCGGACAACCATCTGCGGCTGCTCGGCGAGGCGTTGACCGAGGTCGCCGAACAGTTCGGCGACTGGCGCTACAAGCATCTCAAGGCGGTGCAGCGCACCATGGGCGCCAAGGTCGGCAGCGGCGGCTCCGCCGGGCTGGCCTGGCTGCAACGCAGCATGAACCGGGTGGTGTTCCCCGAGATCTGGTCCGCCCGGACCAGCATGTGAGAGGCTGCCGCATGTTCACAGAGGACGACGCCCGTCGCCGCGACGCCGCCGACCCGGGCCACCGCGACCTGTTCCACATCCCGCCGGCCACCGGCGGCGACCACCCCGACGTCGCCTACTTCGCCGGCAACTCCCTCGGCCTGCAACCGAAGGCCACCCGCGCCGAGCTGCTCGACGACCTCGACGACTGGGCCCGGCTCGGCGTCGAAGGCCACCTCGAAGCCGGCCGGCCGTGGCTGCCGTACCACGAGTTCCTCACCGACACCGCCGCGCGACTGGTCGGCGCCCTGCCCAGCGAGACCGTGGTGATGAACTCGCTGACGGTCAACCTGCACCTGCTGATGGTGTCGTTCTACCGGCCGACCGGCGACCGCACCCGCATCGTCATCGAGGACTCGGCGTTCCCGTCGGACAGCTACGCGGTGCGCAGCCAGGCCGCCTTCCACGGCCTCGACCCCGACCGTACGGTGGTCCGGCTGCGCCCGCGCCCCGACGAGGACACCCTGCGCACCGCCGACGTCGTCGACTACCTGCGCACCGACGGCGACCGGGTGGCGTTGGTGCTGCTCGGCGGGGTCAACTACCTCACCGGCGAGCTGCTGGACATCCCGACGATCACCGCCGCCGGCCGGGCCGCCGGCGCGATCGTCGGCTGGGACCTGGCGCACGCCGCCGGCAACGTGCCGCTGCGGCTGCACGACTGGGGTGTCGACTTCGCCGCCTGGTGCTCCTACAAGTACCTCAACTCCGGGCCGGGTGCCCTGGCCGGCGCGTACGTGCACGAACGCCACCACGGCGATCCGACGCTGGCCCGCTTCGAAGGCTGGTGGAGCACCGAGCCGGCCACCCGGTTCGAGATGACCCCGGTGTCGCGGCCACCGGCCAGCGCCGACGCCTGGCAGGTCTCCAACCCGCCGATCTTCGCGATGGGTCCGGTCCGTACCTCGTTGCAGATCTTCGACAAGGTCGGCATGGCGGCGCTGCGCGACCGCAGCGAACGGCTCACCGGCTACCTCGAACAGCTGCTCGACGAGACCCTGCCGGGCCGGCCGGTCAGCGTCGTCACCCCCCGGGATCCGGCCCGACGCGGCTGCCAACTGTCGCTGCGCATCAGTGGCGGGGCGGGTGCCACCGGCGGCGGGGCGCACGCGTTGACCGCCCGGCTGCGCCACGAACACGGGGTGATCGCCGACGCCCGCGAACCGGACATCGTCCGGCTCGCCCCGGTACCGCTGTACTCGACGTACCACGACTGCTGGCGGGCCGCCCGGGCGCTCGCCGCGACCCTCCCAGCGAAAGGCGGCGACGATGTCTGAACGCGCACCCGTCGCGGTGGTCGGCGCCGGCCTGGCCGGCAGCCTGCTCGCCTGCTTCCTGGCCCGCCGCGGCCTGCCGGTCACCCTCTACGAGCGCCGACCCGACCCGCGACGCGGCACCGCCGAACGCGGCCGGTCGATCAACCTGGCGCTGTCCGAACGCGGCCTGGACGCGCTGCGCCGCATCGGCCTGGCCGACCAGGTGCTCGCCGACGCGCTGCCGATGCCCGGCCGGATGATCCACCCGGTCGACGG is drawn from Micromonospora sp. Llam0 and contains these coding sequences:
- a CDS encoding Lrp/AsnC family transcriptional regulator, producing the protein MDEMDWALLRELQADARLSFSELSRRVHLSPPAVAERVRRLEESGVVSGYHAHVDLTRAGWTVIALIRMSCYGSHCILRDPQVPTWPEILEIHRITGDACSMLKVAAASMDAFEDVIDRLAPYGQPSSTMVLSTPLGWRPVTAAD
- a CDS encoding tryptophan 2,3-dioxygenase, with the protein product MNSTDVASPPAVRPVDAAERDARAAANAGEPTLEFGDRVPYDAYVHASTLHSLQRTLSDDPGEMSFLMVSQIMELYFGLTRHELRHAQRLIRADRVWEALAPLRRAALHLEGLNASWQTLRWMTPADFNRFRNLLGEGSGFQSAMYRQLEFILGIRTPSLIRPFRRQPDVYAELEQALHTPSLWDDVIALLARAGHDIPADLLGRDVATEHEPHPAVEAAWVEVYRVNGPDNHLRLLGEALTEVAEQFGDWRYKHLKAVQRTMGAKVGSGGSAGLAWLQRSMNRVVFPEIWSARTSM
- the kynU gene encoding kynureninase; this encodes MFTEDDARRRDAADPGHRDLFHIPPATGGDHPDVAYFAGNSLGLQPKATRAELLDDLDDWARLGVEGHLEAGRPWLPYHEFLTDTAARLVGALPSETVVMNSLTVNLHLLMVSFYRPTGDRTRIVIEDSAFPSDSYAVRSQAAFHGLDPDRTVVRLRPRPDEDTLRTADVVDYLRTDGDRVALVLLGGVNYLTGELLDIPTITAAGRAAGAIVGWDLAHAAGNVPLRLHDWGVDFAAWCSYKYLNSGPGALAGAYVHERHHGDPTLARFEGWWSTEPATRFEMTPVSRPPASADAWQVSNPPIFAMGPVRTSLQIFDKVGMAALRDRSERLTGYLEQLLDETLPGRPVSVVTPRDPARRGCQLSLRISGGAGATGGGAHALTARLRHEHGVIADAREPDIVRLAPVPLYSTYHDCWRAARALAATLPAKGGDDV